A single region of the Planctomycetia bacterium genome encodes:
- a CDS encoding NTP transferase domain-containing protein, with protein sequence MRAVLLAGGKGTRLQPFTAAFPKPLVPLDDTPVIEVLVRQLQLFGVTDLTVVTGHLAELIRAFLGDGERFGLKIDYFRETTPLDTAGCLGLLPRVDEPFLVMNGDLLTTLDFNRLAAFHRRRKSLATIATYRREVKIDLGVLETDEQGRLLDYIEKPTHRFDVSMGIYCFEPEVCDYVTPGERLSMPELILRIKRDGRDVLTFRDDCYWLDIGRPDDYATACDEYRRDPLRFYPQPLRAAA encoded by the coding sequence ATGCGTGCCGTATTGCTTGCCGGTGGAAAAGGGACTCGCTTACAGCCCTTCACCGCGGCGTTTCCGAAGCCGCTCGTTCCGCTCGACGACACGCCGGTGATCGAAGTCCTCGTGCGCCAGTTGCAGCTGTTCGGCGTCACCGACTTGACGGTCGTCACCGGACATTTAGCGGAGCTCATTCGGGCCTTTCTCGGCGATGGCGAACGGTTCGGGCTGAAGATCGATTACTTCCGCGAGACCACTCCGCTCGACACGGCCGGCTGCCTCGGCCTGCTGCCGCGCGTCGACGAGCCTTTCCTGGTGATGAACGGCGACCTGCTCACGACGCTCGACTTCAACCGGCTGGCCGCGTTTCATCGTCGCCGCAAGTCGCTCGCGACGATCGCCACGTATCGGCGCGAGGTGAAGATCGATCTCGGAGTGCTCGAGACCGACGAACAAGGACGCCTGCTCGACTACATCGAAAAGCCGACGCACCGCTTCGACGTCAGCATGGGAATCTACTGTTTCGAGCCGGAAGTGTGCGACTACGTCACGCCCGGCGAACGGCTCTCGATGCCCGAGCTGATTCTGCGCATCAAGCGCGACGGTCGCGACGTGCTGACGTTTCGCGACGATTGCTACTGGCTCGACATCGGCCGGCCCGACGACTATGCCACGGCGTGCGATGAATACCGCCGCGATCCGCTCCGCTTCTATCCGCAGCCTTTGCGAGCGGCGGCTTAA
- a CDS encoding glycosyltransferase family 4 protein, which produces MKIGLNIEWIGARRGGAEKYAGSVARALIEAGHDVHLFARGVDAGEVSDAATVHEVAVRELPLCGWLRTYRFAAASERALLQEDFDLIIGFNKTWYQDIYLAVAGAHPAAVDYSLERFRHPLVRALHVAGKALSPKQWFFKRIETKQFGPDARHATVVAPSELSAEHFRQYYDLPAERIAVVYNGLEPSRRAFDGAAGRKRFRREQRLETHDVALLFTARNYALKGLEPLLEAFAQVAGDCPQAMLIVCGSRRDHAYQRQAAKLGIADRVRFLGFVDDVQACFAGCDAFVFPTFYDPCSLVVPEALGFGLPVITTQQNGASELLTEGRDGFIVESPWQTDDLAQHMTLLCNDDALRHRMAIEARRTAARSTMDVRMRELVALLERHRATMHATALQGSTASSRNRKRVA; this is translated from the coding sequence ATGAAAATCGGACTTAATATCGAATGGATCGGCGCACGCCGCGGCGGCGCCGAAAAATATGCCGGGTCCGTTGCGCGCGCGCTCATCGAAGCCGGACACGACGTGCATCTGTTTGCCCGCGGTGTCGATGCCGGGGAAGTTTCCGACGCCGCGACGGTGCATGAAGTCGCCGTGCGCGAACTTCCGCTCTGCGGTTGGCTACGCACCTATCGCTTCGCCGCCGCCAGCGAACGCGCACTACTCCAAGAAGATTTCGATCTCATCATCGGCTTCAATAAGACTTGGTATCAAGATATTTATCTCGCGGTCGCGGGCGCGCATCCGGCGGCCGTCGACTATAGCTTGGAACGCTTTCGGCACCCGCTCGTGCGCGCGTTGCACGTCGCGGGCAAAGCGTTGAGCCCGAAACAATGGTTCTTTAAGCGAATCGAAACGAAACAGTTCGGCCCGGACGCGCGCCATGCGACGGTCGTCGCTCCGAGCGAACTAAGCGCCGAGCATTTCCGCCAGTATTACGATCTGCCGGCCGAGCGCATCGCCGTCGTCTACAACGGACTGGAGCCGAGCCGACGCGCATTCGACGGCGCGGCCGGCCGGAAACGATTCCGCCGCGAACAACGACTGGAAACCCACGACGTCGCCCTGCTCTTCACGGCTCGCAACTATGCCCTCAAGGGCCTGGAACCGCTGCTGGAAGCGTTTGCGCAAGTCGCCGGAGATTGTCCGCAAGCGATGCTGATCGTTTGCGGAAGTCGGCGCGACCACGCTTATCAACGCCAAGCGGCGAAGCTCGGCATCGCCGATCGGGTTCGCTTTCTCGGCTTCGTCGACGACGTACAGGCTTGCTTCGCCGGTTGCGATGCGTTCGTCTTCCCGACGTTCTACGATCCTTGCAGCCTCGTGGTGCCCGAGGCGCTCGGCTTCGGCTTGCCGGTGATTACGACACAACAGAACGGCGCGTCGGAATTGCTGACGGAAGGTCGCGATGGTTTCATCGTCGAATCGCCGTGGCAAACCGACGACTTAGCGCAACACATGACTTTGCTCTGCAACGACGATGCGCTGCGCCACCGGATGGCGATCGAAGCCCGCCGAACCGCGGCTCGCTCGACGATGGACGTGCGGATGCGCGAGTTGGTCGCGCTGTTGGAACGCCATCGAGCGACGATGCACGCCACGGCTTTGCAGGGGTCTACGGCGAGTTCGCGAAATCGCAAGCGTGTGGCTTAG